In the Clostridium gelidum genome, GTAAATTGATCACCAACCTTACGATCCATAGTGTTTTCAAATAAAATAGCACCTAAAATGTGCTTAGAATTGAATGCAGGATCCGTGATAATACGAGTTCTCATTTCGTGTACTAAATTGAGCATTTCTTCGTCATTTGAATAGCAGTCTTTCGAAATTCCATACTGCAGAAGTGCAGTGGGAGTACTACCTCCACTCTGGTCCAACGCAGCGATAAACCCTTTTCCAGCATGGATTCGATCCATTTGTTCCTGATTCATATGAATTTCCCCTTTCATTTTTATTAACTGAATAATATGTTTAATTTTATTATAGCACTTCTTACGTGCAGATAGATATACATCTTGATTCGCATCAACAAGGAATTTGGAACCCCTGATTTTTTTATTGGTGGATGCTTATGAAAGCAAGTGCCGACGTCAAACCTGCTATTTAATGCGTAAAATACCGATGGTTAATTTATTTAGTCTCACGAGTATATAGATAATCTAAAGCGTATTATATTCCTATGACAACTAAAAAGGAGAGTATTGCTCCCTTAACTTTGTATATTGAATTTTTATATTTTTAAACTTTCTTTTCTCTTAATCGAATATCTTTCATATATCTTATAATAAGTTAGATAAAAAAATGTTAATCCTATTAAAGTTCCTCCGAAATCGACTAAAACGTCACTAACTAAAGAAGTTCTTCCTAGTACAAAAGATTGGTGAAATTCATCAGTTACAGCATAAAACAAACAAATAAATAATATATAAACTATTGCATCTTTTCCTCTTTTATTAAAAATGAAGAATAAACCACTTACTAAAAATGCTAATATCATATACATAAATGCATGAGCATTTTTTCTAATTACATAATCTAAGTTATTCTCATTCACTTGTTGTTGATTAATAGTATTTTTATTTATTGTTTCATTTTCACCCTTAGTTTGCAGTTTTGTTTCAGTATTTTTAATTAAATTAACTACTTCAGTACTTTGTTGATGTGAAATCTCACCATTAGTACTCGACATATAAAATATAAATCCCATCCAGAATACACATAAAATTATAATAATTTTTTTCAATGCATCTCCCCCTTATACCGTATTATATCTATGATATAATATTGCTTCAAGCAAACAAGGCATATTATAATCACCTTTAGAAAATTCATAATATGGCTTATTTGACTTAGTATTATCTCTATCTAAATACCATTGCTTAAATTTAGTAATTTCAGTACTTGATACATTATAACTCTTTATATTTCCATCTACCAATTCTATAAATAAATTAGCATCACCTGTTGTTGGTTCAGTTGAATTTGTTGGATCTATTCCTTTTGATACTACCTTTACAATACAAGTAGCTTTTGTTTCTGAATCTTTTATTTGAGCTGTTATTGTTGCTTGTCCTTCTTTTACTGCTATTACTTTACCCGTCCCATCTACTGTTGCCATTGATTCATCACTTGATTTTCATGTTACTTGTGCTCCTGCTGGTGTTGTTGTTGCAATTAAATTATCTGTTTCTCCAACTGGCATATTAATTGAAGATTTATTTAATTATATTTCTGATTTTTTAGCTTCATATTCCAAGACATCATCATATATTTCTATTGATTCAATATATCCTTTATCAACATAACCTGAATGTGTACTATTTGCGATACCGATTCTTAAATTATTCTTTAATGGCGGTACTTAATTGCTAGTTCCTGTTGTATTAATAGGTTCCAAAAGATTATTTTCATAAAAGCTTGCCTTCTTATTTATATTATCAAAAGAATAATGTGTAAGCATAATGCTTATTATCTACATTTCTTTATCAAATTTGCAACGATAATAAATACCATATCCAACAACAAATAAATACGCAAAAACTAAAAGAAGAACAACTACCATATCAATACCCATCAAAGCGAGAGCAAGCATTAAAGCCCCGAATACAAATATCATCATATCATACGCCTTAGCTTTTGCACGATTTCCAATCGCAACATTACGTTCATCCTGTTTGTCAATTTTCATTTGTTTCTCAATATCAGGATGATTTTTTATTACTCTGCGACTGATAATTTCTCCCATGCCATGACCAAAAATACCACATCCCAATCCTATGCACACATATGGTAGTGCTCGCATAATTCCTTGTGCTTCAATATTTATTTTAATAAGGTATAACCCTGTTCCTAACAGTAACAATCCAAATACGATTGCAATGTAATGTGTAATACTTCTTTTCATTTTATTTCATCCTCCTCATAAATAAAAATTTCTTCGATACTCATATCAAAATATTTTGCAATTTTAAATGCCAA is a window encoding:
- a CDS encoding DUF6442 family protein codes for the protein MKRSITHYIAIVFGLLLLGTGLYLIKINIEAQGIMRALPYVCIGLGCGIFGHGMGEIISRRVIKNHPDIEKQMKIDKQDERNVAIGNRAKAKAYDMMIFVFGALMLALALMGIDMVVVLLLVFAYLFVVGYGIYYRCKFDKEM
- a CDS encoding VanZ family protein — protein: MKKIIIILCVFWMGFIFYMSSTNGEISHQQSTEVVNLIKNTETKLQTKGENETINKNTINQQQVNENNLDYVIRKNAHAFMYMILAFLVSGLFFIFNKRGKDAIVYILFICLFYAVTDEFHQSFVLGRTSLVSDVLVDFGGTLIGLTFFYLTYYKIYERYSIKRKESLKI